The proteins below are encoded in one region of Eubacteriales bacterium:
- a CDS encoding PD-(D/E)XK nuclease family protein: MVKKIELIRGRSGSGKSRYVLRLIQKLSIDPFKKIIVLVPEHMTYQTEKDIIELTAGKGLFGVEVLSLNRLSNRILECAGGLKGAVSDVSKYAMVHLAALRNKDKFKAFSSIYKKEGFDEALVSLIGEFKKQELSFEDVFNIKVSNETLKNKFHDLAIIYESYEQFDKQDREDIMSSAIKKAAKAQIFNNATVIIDGFDSMTKQMFSLSCEAVKASSEAYVSLKSCKDKDKDAYIFEIPNALSDDFAYFGQSTGASINTVWLPNGELNILKRQSSKELSHLEQNLYADSFDVFKGEVKDISFYQAASKKDEAEKCASEIFKLVFEKGYRFNEIGIMADEESYSSTLNDVFLSNDIPVFIDKKTPLSNSSLAAFLLSALSIIEDNMRMSAIISHIKSGLSNLTINEQGIFLLCQKEFALRGNMLKKPIIYIEEKYGGFERIRKKLTDPIIKLETQLKGKNAGLKIDAILNFMENMEVSKKLEAESKELSDINFNTLSDICGQTYDKFKDMLSELRAVFNDEDIKTDELREIISFSASNVFISTIPPVKDEIKFCDIKKSKPGHIRALFILGLDSNYIPSNKNFGALLDLNEVTMLKDAGIKTSYNTNEEIERLDIYSALSAPKEKLYLSVPDKNHSIILKNICAIFPGMKVKTSFDEENLRLIGKNGTFKNMVVDLNAYLDGKKPAKNLSAVCNWFLSAEKYKPLIDRMERQLKFENEALKIDEKKTVPLYGDFSGSVSKLETFSECPYKFFLNNGLKIKEEKDFNDVRRDLGSICHSVLNLFFKGLIEDKKDLNDLNKAEINLRLDKSIKEVVEKGFFDDKRRMLLLALTKRQLETSINALKWQFEDTAAKVILTEAEFGLNSKLPGFKIKLNNGSTAYLRGFIDRVDILEGEQSYFRVVDYKSSQKKFNKDEFLAGINIQLIIYLMVLSEYFKERNAKPSGAYYFDLSLDYLQKEDEIDAYREKRMNGISVDDIGTLIDFSGKTQKGELKAIKLKLSKNGIDRTGAPVILSEDQLSSLFDYTKDLVTKALNEIYEGNISINPIKIKTNDSGVCRYCRFKSICRFDETYSGNEFRTACQEKLFGETND, encoded by the coding sequence TTGGTAAAAAAGATTGAGCTGATTCGCGGTCGTTCGGGAAGTGGCAAAAGCAGGTATGTTTTAAGGCTCATCCAAAAACTTTCGATCGATCCTTTTAAAAAAATAATAGTTTTAGTGCCCGAACACATGACATATCAAACGGAAAAAGACATAATCGAGCTGACTGCCGGCAAGGGCCTTTTTGGGGTGGAAGTTTTAAGTTTAAACCGTCTTTCAAACCGTATACTTGAATGTGCGGGAGGGCTTAAAGGTGCTGTATCAGACGTTTCTAAGTACGCTATGGTACATTTGGCCGCGCTTAGAAATAAAGATAAATTTAAAGCCTTTTCTTCTATATATAAAAAGGAAGGGTTTGACGAGGCTTTAGTAAGTTTAATAGGAGAATTCAAAAAGCAAGAACTATCATTTGAAGATGTCTTTAATATCAAGGTTTCAAACGAGACTTTAAAAAATAAATTTCATGACCTTGCTATCATATATGAAAGTTATGAGCAGTTTGATAAGCAGGACCGTGAAGATATAATGAGCAGCGCTATTAAAAAAGCGGCTAAAGCCCAGATATTTAATAACGCCACAGTTATAATAGATGGTTTTGATAGTATGACAAAGCAGATGTTCAGCCTCTCATGCGAAGCGGTAAAAGCATCTAGTGAAGCGTACGTATCTTTAAAATCCTGTAAAGATAAAGACAAAGATGCTTACATATTTGAAATACCTAATGCGCTTTCAGACGATTTTGCTTATTTTGGCCAAAGTACTGGCGCTAGTATAAACACTGTATGGCTCCCAAATGGAGAACTAAACATCTTAAAAAGGCAATCCTCAAAAGAGCTTTCCCACCTGGAGCAAAATCTATATGCCGATAGTTTCGACGTATTTAAAGGCGAAGTAAAAGACATTTCGTTTTATCAGGCTGCTTCTAAAAAAGACGAGGCGGAAAAGTGCGCTTCTGAAATCTTTAAATTGGTTTTTGAAAAGGGTTACCGTTTTAATGAAATAGGCATTATGGCAGACGAAGAAAGTTATTCTTCTACATTAAACGATGTTTTTTTAAGCAATGACATACCTGTGTTTATAGATAAAAAGACACCTCTTTCAAACAGCAGTTTAGCAGCGTTTTTACTTTCTGCATTATCTATAATAGAAGACAACATGCGGATGAGTGCAATAATATCGCACATAAAATCCGGACTAAGCAATCTAACGATAAATGAGCAAGGCATTTTTCTGCTCTGCCAGAAAGAATTTGCCCTTCGGGGCAATATGCTTAAAAAGCCGATTATATATATAGAAGAAAAGTACGGCGGATTTGAACGCATACGAAAAAAACTGACAGACCCGATAATAAAACTTGAAACGCAGCTTAAAGGCAAAAACGCAGGGCTAAAGATAGACGCAATTTTAAACTTCATGGAGAATATGGAAGTTTCAAAGAAACTTGAGGCAGAATCTAAAGAACTATCCGACATAAACTTTAATACGCTGTCTGATATTTGCGGGCAGACTTATGACAAGTTTAAGGACATGCTTTCAGAGCTTAGGGCTGTTTTTAACGATGAGGACATAAAGACAGACGAGCTAAGGGAAATAATATCTTTCTCGGCATCAAATGTATTTATCTCAACGATACCTCCGGTTAAAGATGAAATAAAGTTTTGCGACATAAAGAAAAGCAAACCCGGGCATATAAGAGCGCTGTTTATCCTTGGGCTTGATAGCAATTATATTCCTTCTAACAAAAATTTTGGGGCGCTTCTTGATCTAAATGAAGTTACAATGCTAAAAGACGCAGGCATCAAAACGAGCTATAATACGAACGAAGAAATAGAGCGTTTGGATATCTACTCTGCTTTATCTGCGCCAAAAGAAAAGCTATATCTAAGTGTACCGGATAAGAACCATTCTATAATACTTAAAAATATATGTGCCATTTTTCCGGGGATGAAAGTAAAGACATCTTTTGATGAGGAGAATTTAAGGCTAATCGGGAAAAACGGAACGTTTAAAAACATGGTTGTTGATTTAAATGCCTATTTAGACGGGAAAAAGCCAGCAAAAAATTTATCGGCAGTTTGCAACTGGTTTTTGTCTGCTGAAAAATATAAGCCTTTGATAGACAGGATGGAAAGGCAGCTAAAATTTGAAAACGAGGCTCTTAAGATAGACGAAAAAAAGACAGTACCGCTTTATGGTGATTTCAGCGGGAGCGTAAGCAAACTAGAGACGTTTAGCGAATGCCCGTATAAATTCTTTTTAAATAACGGCCTTAAAATTAAAGAAGAGAAAGATTTTAACGACGTAAGGCGTGATTTAGGGAGCATTTGCCACAGCGTACTTAATTTGTTTTTTAAAGGCTTAATAGAAGATAAAAAAGATTTAAATGATCTTAATAAAGCTGAAATAAATTTAAGGCTTGATAAAAGCATTAAAGAAGTGGTAGAAAAAGGATTTTTTGATGATAAGCGGCGGATGCTTTTACTCGCTTTAACAAAGAGGCAGCTTGAAACTTCTATAAATGCGTTAAAGTGGCAGTTTGAGGATACGGCTGCAAAGGTTATTTTAACCGAAGCGGAATTCGGGCTAAACTCTAAATTACCCGGATTTAAAATTAAACTTAATAATGGCAGCACAGCGTATCTTCGCGGATTCATAGACAGGGTAGACATACTTGAAGGCGAACAAAGTTATTTTAGGGTAGTAGATTATAAGAGCAGCCAAAAGAAGTTTAACAAGGATGAGTTTTTGGCAGGTATCAATATCCAGCTCATTATCTATCTGATGGTTTTATCGGAATATTTTAAAGAAAGAAACGCTAAGCCGTCTGGTGCATATTATTTTGATTTAAGCCTTGATTATCTTCAAAAAGAAGATGAAATAGATGCATACCGCGAAAAAAGAATGAACGGCATAAGCGTTGATGATATCGGCACGCTTATTGATTTTTCGGGTAAGACTCAAAAAGGGGAATTAAAAGCCATAAAACTTAAGCTTTCCAAAAATGGCATAGACAGGACGGGCGCACCGGTTATATTAAGTGAAGATCAGTTAAGTAGCTTGTTTGATTATACTAAGGACTTAGTTACTAAAGCATTGAATGAGATATATGAAGGCAACATCAGCATAAATCCGATTAAGATAAAAACAAATGACAGTGGAGTTTGCAGATATTGCCGGTTTAAAAGCATCTGCAGATTTGATGAAACTTATTCAGGCAATGAATTCAGGACAGCATGCCAAGAAAAGCTTTTTGGAGAAACAAATGACTAA
- a CDS encoding polya polymerase — protein sequence MIIKSIKEPQKFFETIQKCKGNVELATSEGDLLNLKSTLCQYIALTQMFEELKNDEVEFELILSNEDDIKLLSEFIMET from the coding sequence TTGATTATAAAAAGTATAAAAGAACCTCAAAAATTTTTTGAAACCATACAAAAATGCAAGGGCAACGTAGAGCTTGCTACATCTGAAGGAGACCTGTTAAATTTAAAATCGACGCTTTGCCAGTACATTGCCTTAACCCAGATGTTTGAAGAACTGAAAAACGACGAAGTTGAGTTTGAACTTATTTTATCTAACGAAGATGATATTAAATTACTGTCGGAATTCATAATGGAAACTTAA